A portion of the Citrobacter rodentium NBRC 105723 = DSM 16636 genome contains these proteins:
- a CDS encoding 4'-phosphopantetheinyl transferase family protein encodes MGIHFARGVLTEGRLFSERLPSLCHLEARNLPAHRQTRFLASRGLLAELMFMLYGTIELPEIVLQAKGKPVFRDKNLPAFSFACAGNMVGVALATEGVCGLDMELQRANRGFMSPHKVRSPTFSSNESLWISKQNDPDEARAQLITLRQSILKLTGDVCNDDPRELQLLPGAGRLKCAHAAQIEAICDAEDLLVWSVAVTPAIDKLQIWEFDGKQGWKSLPDIQSRANAETGRLIRFAHLSAAKTYTHN; translated from the coding sequence ATGGGGATACATTTTGCCAGAGGGGTCCTTACGGAAGGCCGATTGTTTTCAGAACGTCTCCCGTCATTATGCCATCTCGAAGCGCGCAACCTTCCGGCGCATCGCCAGACCCGCTTCCTGGCGTCGAGAGGACTACTCGCAGAACTTATGTTCATGCTGTATGGCACCATCGAGTTACCTGAAATCGTACTTCAGGCTAAAGGCAAACCGGTATTTCGCGACAAAAATCTGCCAGCTTTCTCCTTCGCCTGCGCCGGGAATATGGTGGGCGTGGCGCTGGCAACCGAAGGTGTTTGTGGGCTGGATATGGAACTCCAGCGCGCTAATCGGGGTTTTATGAGTCCACATAAGGTACGCTCCCCAACCTTTTCCAGTAATGAAAGCCTGTGGATCAGCAAGCAGAACGATCCAGATGAAGCGCGCGCGCAGCTGATCACCCTACGTCAGAGCATCCTGAAACTCACCGGCGATGTCTGTAATGACGATCCTCGCGAACTCCAGCTTCTGCCCGGCGCAGGCCGCCTGAAGTGCGCGCATGCCGCGCAGATTGAAGCCATCTGCGATGCGGAAGATCTGTTGGTGTGGTCAGTTGCGGTTACACCAGCCATTGATAAACTTCAAATCTGGGAATTTGATGGGAAGCAGGGCTGGAAAAGCCTGCCCGACATCCAGAGCCGCGCAAATGCGGAAACGGGTCGTCTGATTCGATTCGCGCATTTATCCGCAGCGAAAACTTATACGCATAACTGA
- a CDS encoding NADPH-dependent FMN reductase produces the protein MSETLKVVTLLGSLRKGSFNAMVARTLPKIAPAGMEVNALPSIGDIPLYDADVQQEEGFPASVEALAEQIRKADGVVIVTPEYNYSVPGGLKNAIDWLSRLPEQPLAGKPVLIQTSSMGAIGGARCQYHLRQILVFLDAMVMNKPEFMGGVIQNKVDPQSGEVIDQSTLDHLTGQLTAFADYIQRVKA, from the coding sequence ATGTCTGAGACATTGAAAGTTGTAACGTTACTGGGAAGCCTGCGCAAAGGCTCGTTTAACGCAATGGTTGCCCGTACGCTGCCCAAAATCGCCCCGGCAGGAATGGAAGTGAATGCGCTGCCGTCTATTGGCGATATTCCGCTCTATGATGCTGACGTGCAGCAGGAAGAAGGCTTCCCGGCGAGCGTGGAAGCGCTGGCGGAACAGATCCGCAAGGCCGATGGAGTGGTCATCGTAACGCCGGAATACAACTACTCTGTGCCAGGCGGCCTGAAGAATGCCATCGACTGGCTGTCCCGTCTGCCCGAGCAGCCGCTGGCTGGCAAGCCGGTGCTGATTCAGACCAGCTCGATGGGCGCAATCGGCGGCGCTCGCTGCCAGTATCATCTGCGCCAGATCCTGGTTTTCCTGGATGCCATGGTGATGAACAAACCGGAATTTATGGGCGGGGTGATTCAGAACAAGGTGGATCCGCAGAGCGGCGAAGTGATTGATCAGAGCACGCTGGATCATCTGACTGGCCAGCTGACCGCGTTTGCCGATTATATCCAGCGGGTGAAAGCGTAA
- the adeP gene encoding adenine permease AdeP, with translation MSQQHTTQTSGQGMLERVFKLREHGTTARTEVIAGFTTFLTMVYIVFVNPQILGVAGMDTSAVFVTTCLIAAFGSILMGLFANLPVALAPAMGLNAFFAFVVVGAMGLPWQVGMGAIFWGAVGLLLLTIFRVRYWMIANIPVSLRVGITSGIGLFIGMMGLKNAGVIVANPETLVSIGNLTSHSVLLGVLGFFIIAILASRNIHAAVLVSIIVTTLLGWMLGDVHYNGIVSTPPSVSSVIGHVDLAGSFNLGLAGVIFSFMLVNLFDSSGTLIGVTDKAGLADEKGKFPRMKQALFVDSVSSVSGAFIGTSSVTAYIESSSGVSVGGRTGLTAVVVGLLFLLVIFLSPLAGMVPGYAAAGALIYVGVLMTSSLARVKWEDLTESVPAFITAVMMPFSFSITEGIALGFISYCVMKIGTGRLRDLSPCVVVVALLFVLKIVFIDAH, from the coding sequence ATGAGTCAACAACACACCACCCAGACTTCTGGTCAGGGGATGCTGGAACGCGTGTTTAAACTGCGCGAACATGGCACGACGGCACGCACCGAAGTGATCGCCGGTTTCACCACCTTCCTGACGATGGTTTATATCGTTTTTGTTAACCCGCAGATTCTCGGCGTTGCTGGCATGGACACCAGCGCCGTCTTTGTCACCACCTGCCTGATCGCCGCATTTGGCAGCATTCTGATGGGACTGTTCGCCAACCTGCCGGTGGCGCTGGCGCCAGCGATGGGGCTGAACGCCTTCTTTGCTTTCGTGGTGGTTGGCGCGATGGGCCTGCCGTGGCAGGTGGGCATGGGCGCAATTTTCTGGGGCGCGGTCGGTCTGCTGTTACTGACTATTTTCCGCGTGCGTTACTGGATGATTGCCAATATCCCCGTCAGCCTGCGCGTGGGTATTACCAGCGGTATCGGTCTGTTTATCGGTATGATGGGGCTGAAAAACGCGGGAGTTATCGTCGCCAACCCGGAAACGCTGGTCAGCATTGGCAACCTGACCTCCCACAGCGTGCTGCTGGGCGTGCTCGGCTTCTTTATTATCGCTATTCTGGCGTCGCGTAATATTCACGCGGCGGTGCTGGTGTCGATCATCGTCACCACGCTGCTGGGCTGGATGCTGGGCGATGTGCACTACAACGGTATCGTCTCCACGCCGCCGAGCGTTTCTTCGGTAATTGGCCATGTCGATCTGGCGGGTTCCTTTAACCTCGGGCTGGCAGGCGTTATTTTCTCCTTTATGCTGGTGAACCTGTTTGACTCCTCCGGCACGCTGATCGGCGTAACCGACAAAGCGGGTCTGGCGGATGAGAAAGGAAAATTCCCGCGCATGAAGCAGGCGCTGTTTGTCGATAGCGTCTCTTCCGTCAGCGGGGCGTTTATCGGCACCTCTTCCGTTACCGCCTATATTGAGTCTTCTTCCGGCGTTTCCGTAGGTGGACGTACGGGCCTGACCGCCGTGGTGGTGGGTCTGCTGTTCCTGCTGGTTATCTTCCTGTCGCCGCTGGCGGGAATGGTGCCGGGCTACGCGGCAGCCGGGGCGTTGATCTACGTTGGCGTGCTGATGACGTCGAGCCTTGCCCGCGTGAAGTGGGAAGATCTGACCGAGTCCGTTCCGGCCTTTATCACCGCGGTGATGATGCCGTTCAGCTTTTCAATTACCGAAGGGATTGCGCTGGGCTTTATCTCTTACTGCGTGATGAAAATCGGCACCGGACGCCTGCGCGACCTCAGTCCGTGTGTGGTGGTGGTGGCGCTGCTGTTCGTGCTGAAGATTGTCTTTATCGACGCGCACTAA
- the yieH gene encoding 6-phosphogluconate phosphatase, protein MSGIEAVFFDCDGTLVDSEVICSRAYVTMFQEFGITLDLEEVFKRFKGVKLYEIIDIINEEQGVSLAKADLEPVYRAEVARLFDSELDVIAGANALLDSMTVPMCVVSNGPVSKMQHSLGKLGMLHHFPEKLFSGYDIQRWKPDPALMFHAAKAMNVNVENCILVDDSSAGAQAGIDAGMEVFYFCADPHNKPIEHPKVTTFTDLAQLPELWKARGWDITR, encoded by the coding sequence ATGTCCGGAATTGAAGCGGTATTTTTCGACTGTGACGGTACGCTGGTTGACAGTGAGGTTATCTGTTCCCGTGCGTATGTCACCATGTTCCAGGAATTTGGTATCACGCTCGATCTCGAAGAGGTTTTCAAACGCTTTAAGGGCGTAAAACTCTATGAAATCATTGATATCATTAATGAGGAGCAGGGGGTTTCGTTGGCCAAGGCCGACTTAGAACCCGTTTACCGCGCCGAGGTCGCACGCCTTTTCGACTCAGAACTGGACGTTATCGCCGGCGCCAACGCGCTGCTCGACAGCATGACCGTGCCGATGTGCGTCGTGTCTAACGGTCCGGTGAGTAAAATGCAGCACTCGCTGGGCAAACTCGGCATGTTGCATCATTTCCCGGAAAAACTGTTCAGCGGCTACGACATCCAGCGCTGGAAGCCCGATCCGGCGTTGATGTTTCATGCCGCCAAAGCGATGAACGTTAACGTGGAGAACTGCATTCTGGTGGACGATTCGTCCGCGGGCGCGCAGGCGGGAATTGATGCGGGAATGGAAGTGTTCTACTTCTGCGCCGATCCGCATAACAAACCGATCGAACATCCTAAAGTGACCACCTTTACCGATCTGGCGCAGTTGCCGGAACTGTGGAAAGCGCGCGGGTGGGATATTACACGGTAA
- the phoU gene encoding phosphate signaling complex protein PhoU — translation MDNLNLNKHISGQFNAELESIRTQVMTMGGMVEQQLSDAITAMHNQDSELAKRVIDGDKHVNMMEVAIDEACVRIIAKRQPTASDLRLVMAIIKTIAELERIGDVADKICRTALEKFSQQHQPLLVSLESLGRHTVQMLHDVLDAFARMDLDEAVRIYREDKKVDQEYEGIVRQLMTYMMEDSRTIPSVLTALFCARSIERIGDRCQNICEYIFYFVKGQDFRHVGGDELDKLLAGKDPKE, via the coding sequence ATGGACAATTTAAATCTCAATAAACATATTTCCGGCCAGTTCAACGCTGAACTGGAGAGCATCCGCACGCAGGTGATGACCATGGGCGGCATGGTGGAGCAGCAGCTTTCGGATGCGATCACCGCGATGCACAACCAGGACAGCGAGCTGGCGAAGCGCGTTATTGATGGCGATAAGCACGTCAATATGATGGAAGTGGCGATCGACGAGGCCTGCGTGCGCATCATCGCCAAGCGCCAGCCGACGGCGAGCGACCTGCGTCTGGTGATGGCGATTATTAAAACCATCGCTGAGCTGGAGCGTATCGGCGACGTGGCGGATAAAATCTGCCGTACCGCGCTGGAGAAGTTTTCGCAGCAGCATCAGCCGCTGCTGGTGAGCCTGGAGTCGCTGGGGCGTCATACCGTGCAGATGCTGCATGACGTGCTGGACGCCTTCGCGCGCATGGACCTCGATGAAGCGGTGCGAATCTATCGTGAAGACAAAAAAGTGGACCAGGAGTACGAAGGCATCGTCCGTCAACTGATGACCTATATGATGGAAGATTCCCGTACCATTCCGAGCGTGCTGACCGCGCTGTTCTGCGCCCGTTCCATCGAGCGTATCGGCGACCGCTGCCAGAATATCTGCGAATACATCTTCTATTTCGTGAAGGGGCAGGATTTCCGTCACGTTGGTGGCGACGAGCTGGACAAGCTGCTGGCGGGAAAAGACCCGAAAGAGTGA
- the pstB gene encoding phosphate ABC transporter ATP-binding protein PstB, with product MSMVDTAPGKIQVRDLNFYYGKFHALKNINLDIAKNQVTAFIGPSGCGKSTLLRTFNKMFELYPEQRAEGEILLDGDNILTNSQDIALLRAKVGMVFQKPTPFPMSIYDNIAFGVRLFEKLSRADMDERVQWALTKAALWNETKDKLHQSGYSLSGGQQQRLCIARGIAIRPEVLLLDEPCSALDPISTGRIEELITELKQDYTVVIVTHNMQQAARCSDHTAFMYLGELIEFSNTDDLFTKPAKKQTEDYITGRYG from the coding sequence ATGAGTATGGTTGATACTGCCCCGGGTAAGATTCAGGTTCGTGATTTGAACTTCTACTACGGCAAATTCCATGCCCTGAAGAACATCAACTTGGATATCGCGAAGAACCAGGTAACGGCGTTTATCGGGCCTTCGGGCTGCGGTAAATCGACGCTGCTGCGTACCTTCAATAAGATGTTTGAGCTGTATCCGGAGCAGCGTGCGGAAGGCGAGATCCTGCTGGATGGCGATAATATCCTGACCAACAGCCAGGATATCGCGCTGTTGCGCGCGAAAGTGGGGATGGTATTTCAGAAGCCGACGCCGTTCCCGATGTCCATCTATGACAATATCGCTTTTGGCGTGCGTCTGTTTGAGAAGCTTTCCCGCGCCGATATGGATGAACGCGTGCAGTGGGCGTTGACCAAAGCCGCACTATGGAATGAAACCAAAGATAAATTGCACCAGAGCGGGTACTCTCTCTCCGGTGGTCAGCAGCAGCGTCTGTGTATTGCGCGCGGGATCGCGATTCGCCCGGAAGTTCTGTTGCTGGATGAGCCGTGTTCAGCGCTGGACCCCATCTCTACCGGTCGCATTGAAGAGCTGATCACCGAACTGAAGCAGGATTACACCGTGGTGATCGTAACCCATAACATGCAGCAGGCGGCGCGTTGCTCCGACCATACGGCGTTTATGTATCTGGGCGAGCTGATTGAGTTCAGCAACACAGACGATCTGTTCACCAAGCCTGCGAAGAAACAGACCGAAGACTATATTACTGGCCGCTACGGTTGA
- the pstA gene encoding phosphate ABC transporter permease PstA: protein MATLDMQNTAALAESRRKMQARRRLKNRIALTLSMATMAFGLFWLIWILMSTITRGIDGMSLALFTEMTPPPNTAGGGLANALAGSGLLILWATVFGTPLGIMAGIYLAEYGRKSWLAEVIRFINDILLSAPSIVVGLFVYTIVVAQMEHFSGWAGVIALALLQVPIVIRTTENMLKLVPDSLREAAYALGTPKWKMISAITLKASVSGIITGVLLAVARIAGETAPLLFTALSNQFWSTDMMQPIANLPVTIFKFAMSPFAEWQQLAWAGVLIITLCVLLLNILARVIFAKKKHG from the coding sequence ATGGCTACGCTTGATATGCAAAATACCGCAGCGCTGGCGGAGTCTCGCCGCAAAATGCAGGCGCGTCGCCGTCTGAAGAACCGCATCGCCCTGACGCTCTCGATGGCGACGATGGCGTTTGGTCTGTTCTGGCTTATCTGGATCCTGATGTCCACCATTACGCGTGGCATCGACGGAATGTCACTGGCGTTGTTTACCGAAATGACGCCGCCGCCGAACACCGCGGGCGGCGGGCTGGCGAACGCTCTGGCGGGCAGCGGCCTGCTGATCCTCTGGGCGACCGTGTTCGGTACGCCGCTGGGGATCATGGCGGGGATTTATCTTGCCGAATATGGCCGTAAATCCTGGCTTGCCGAAGTGATTCGCTTTATCAACGACATCCTGCTTTCCGCGCCGTCTATCGTGGTCGGTCTGTTTGTCTACACCATCGTGGTGGCGCAGATGGAGCACTTCTCCGGTTGGGCCGGGGTGATTGCGCTGGCGCTGTTGCAGGTGCCTATCGTGATCCGCACCACCGAAAACATGCTGAAGCTGGTGCCGGACAGCCTGCGTGAAGCGGCCTATGCGCTGGGCACGCCGAAGTGGAAGATGATTTCGGCCATCACCCTTAAGGCCTCCGTTTCCGGGATTATTACCGGCGTGCTGCTGGCCGTTGCGCGTATCGCGGGGGAAACCGCGCCGCTGCTGTTTACCGCCCTCTCCAATCAGTTCTGGAGTACCGACATGATGCAGCCGATCGCCAACCTGCCGGTGACCATTTTTAAATTTGCGATGAGTCCGTTTGCGGAATGGCAGCAGCTGGCCTGGGCCGGGGTGCTGATTATTACCCTGTGCGTCCTGCTGCTGAATATTCTGGCGCGCGTGATTTTCGCTAAGAAGAAACACGGCTAA
- the pstC gene encoding phosphate ABC transporter permease PstC, translated as MAATKPAFNPPGKKGDMIFSALVKLAALIVLLMLGGIIVSLVISSWPSIEKFGFSFLWTKEWDAPNDIYGALVPIYGTLVTSFIALLIAVPVSFGIALFLTELAPGWLRRPLGIAIELLAAIPSIVYGMWGLFIFAPLFATYFQEPVGNILSSIPFVGALFSGPAFGIGILAAGVILAIMIIPYIAAVMRDVFEQTPVMMKESAYGIGCTTWEVIWRIVLPFTKNGVIGGIMLGLGRALGETMAVTFIIGNTYQLDSASLYMPGNSITSALANEFAEAESGLHVAALMELGLILFVITFIVLAASKFMIMRLAKNEGTR; from the coding sequence ATGGCTGCAACCAAGCCTGCTTTTAACCCACCGGGTAAAAAGGGTGACATGATATTCAGCGCGCTGGTAAAACTGGCTGCGCTGATTGTGCTATTGATGCTGGGCGGCATTATTGTCTCTCTCGTCATCTCCTCCTGGCCGAGCATTGAGAAGTTTGGCTTCTCGTTCCTGTGGACCAAAGAGTGGGACGCGCCGAACGATATCTACGGCGCGCTGGTGCCCATCTACGGCACGCTGGTGACCTCTTTTATCGCCCTGCTGATCGCCGTTCCGGTGAGCTTCGGCATTGCGCTGTTTCTGACTGAACTCGCGCCGGGCTGGCTGCGTCGCCCGCTGGGTATCGCTATCGAACTGCTGGCGGCGATTCCCAGCATCGTTTACGGCATGTGGGGCCTGTTTATTTTCGCCCCGCTGTTCGCCACTTACTTTCAGGAGCCGGTCGGCAATATTCTTTCCAGTATTCCGTTTGTCGGCGCTCTGTTCTCCGGCCCGGCGTTTGGTATCGGGATTCTGGCGGCTGGGGTGATCCTCGCTATTATGATCATTCCGTACATCGCCGCGGTTATGCGTGATGTGTTTGAGCAAACCCCGGTGATGATGAAAGAGTCGGCCTACGGCATCGGCTGCACCACCTGGGAAGTTATCTGGCGTATCGTCCTTCCGTTCACCAAAAATGGGGTCATTGGCGGCATTATGCTGGGTCTGGGGCGCGCGCTGGGGGAAACGATGGCGGTGACCTTTATCATCGGCAACACCTACCAGCTCGACAGCGCTTCTCTGTACATGCCGGGCAACAGCATCACCTCGGCGCTGGCTAACGAATTTGCCGAAGCGGAGTCCGGTCTGCACGTTGCGGCGCTGATGGAGCTGGGGCTGATTCTGTTCGTGATTACCTTTATCGTGTTGGCGGCGTCTAAGTTTATGATTATGCGCCTTGCGAAGAACGAGGGGACGCGCTAA
- the pstS gene encoding phosphate ABC transporter substrate-binding protein PstS, with product MKVMRTTVATVVAATLSMSAFSVFAAASLTGAGATFPAPVYAKWADTYQKETGSKVNYQGIGSSGGVKQITANTVDFGASDAPLSDEKLNQEGLFQFPTVIGGVVLAVNIPGLKSGELVLDGKTLGDIYLGKIKKWDDEAITRLNPGLKLPAQNIAVVRRADGSGTSFVFTSYLAKVNEEWKTKVGAGSTVNWPTGLGGKGNDGIAVFVQRLPGSIGYVEYAYAKQNNLAYTKLISADGKPVSPTEESFSNAAKGADWSKSFAQDLTNQKGDDVWPITSTTFILVHKEQKKPEQGAEVLKFFDWAYKNGGKQANDLDYASLPDSVVEQVRAAWKTNVKDSSGKALY from the coding sequence ATGAAAGTTATGCGTACCACTGTCGCAACTGTTGTCGCCGCGACCTTATCCATGAGCGCTTTCTCTGTATTCGCAGCAGCAAGCCTGACAGGTGCAGGTGCAACTTTTCCTGCGCCAGTGTATGCCAAATGGGCGGATACCTATCAGAAAGAGACTGGTAGCAAAGTTAACTACCAGGGTATCGGCTCCTCCGGCGGTGTTAAACAGATTACGGCAAACACCGTTGATTTCGGCGCATCTGATGCACCGTTATCTGACGAAAAACTGAACCAGGAAGGGCTGTTCCAGTTCCCGACCGTCATCGGCGGCGTGGTGCTGGCGGTAAACATTCCGGGGCTGAAATCGGGCGAACTGGTGCTGGACGGTAAAACCCTGGGCGATATCTACCTCGGCAAAATCAAGAAGTGGGATGATGAAGCCATCACCAGACTGAATCCTGGCCTGAAACTGCCTGCGCAGAATATCGCGGTGGTGCGTCGCGCCGACGGTTCCGGCACCTCTTTTGTCTTCACCAGCTACCTGGCGAAAGTGAATGAAGAGTGGAAAACCAAAGTAGGGGCTGGCTCTACCGTTAACTGGCCGACCGGTCTGGGCGGTAAAGGTAACGACGGTATCGCGGTATTCGTTCAGCGTCTGCCAGGCTCTATCGGCTACGTTGAGTACGCTTACGCCAAACAGAACAATCTGGCCTATACCAAACTGATCTCTGCCGATGGCAAACCGGTTAGCCCGACGGAAGAGAGCTTCTCCAACGCGGCGAAAGGCGCAGACTGGAGCAAATCCTTCGCTCAGGACCTGACCAACCAGAAAGGTGACGATGTGTGGCCGATTACCTCTACCACCTTCATCCTGGTGCACAAAGAGCAGAAGAAACCTGAGCAGGGCGCTGAAGTGCTGAAATTCTTCGACTGGGCATACAAAAACGGCGGCAAACAGGCGAACGATCTGGACTACGCCAGCCTGCCGGACAGCGTGGTTGAACAGGTCCGCGCGGCATGGAAGACCAACGTGAAGGACAGCAGCGGTAAAGCGCTGTACTGA
- a CDS encoding IS4-like element ISCro3 family transposase has product MPLLNDLLDFSDHPLMPPPSAQLFAQHLPVEWIQHCLTLSAHATVRRRRLPGDMVIWMVVAMAFFRNESITDVVRRLNLSADGEAGMNLLARSAVTQARQRVGAAPVEWLFRQTAQTWGTERYQKDDWHGLQLFAIDGAQFRTPDEPELREHYGSANTSTERQSAYPVMRLVALMNLGSHILLDAATAPYRRSETLLAHSMLVTIPDNSITLFDKLFYSADLLLSLNRQGCNRHWLLPAWKNIAAETEESYGPGDRLLKLKVSPQARKKNPSLPEYWYARAVTYELNGVEKTVLTSLQADRYKAREVAELYHSRWEIEVGFRNLKSSLLNNALVLRSRKVELLEQEVWGMLLAYNLIRREATKATEKHKKAASEISFKFAFQFIATEMIVLGNTVSPGTIPKRLEHLRGALEAVFITKRPRPSRPRAVKISKTRYPVKRNAAPLK; this is encoded by the coding sequence ATGCCACTTCTCAATGACCTGCTCGATTTCAGCGACCATCCGCTGATGCCGCCCCCTTCTGCACAACTGTTTGCTCAGCATCTTCCCGTCGAATGGATACAACACTGCCTGACTCTTTCTGCACATGCGACCGTTCGCCGCCGTCGTTTACCTGGCGACATGGTTATCTGGATGGTCGTGGCTATGGCCTTCTTCCGTAATGAGTCGATTACCGATGTGGTTCGTCGTCTGAACCTGAGCGCGGATGGTGAAGCGGGGATGAACCTGCTGGCCCGCAGCGCTGTCACCCAGGCGCGTCAGCGCGTGGGTGCTGCACCGGTGGAATGGCTTTTCCGCCAGACCGCGCAGACATGGGGAACTGAGCGTTACCAGAAAGATGACTGGCATGGCCTGCAACTTTTTGCCATCGATGGCGCACAGTTCAGGACACCTGATGAACCTGAGCTGCGTGAACATTATGGCTCTGCCAACACATCCACTGAGCGGCAAAGCGCATACCCGGTAATGCGTCTGGTGGCTTTAATGAACCTGGGTAGTCACATTCTGCTGGATGCCGCGACCGCGCCTTACCGACGGAGCGAAACCCTGCTGGCCCACTCAATGCTCGTCACCATTCCGGATAACTCCATTACGCTGTTTGACAAGCTGTTCTACAGCGCAGACCTGTTGCTGTCGCTGAACCGGCAGGGTTGTAACCGCCACTGGCTGCTGCCCGCCTGGAAGAATATCGCAGCAGAAACGGAAGAAAGTTACGGTCCCGGAGACCGGCTTCTGAAACTGAAAGTGTCACCACAGGCAAGGAAAAAGAATCCTTCGCTGCCGGAATACTGGTATGCGCGGGCGGTAACTTATGAACTGAACGGAGTGGAAAAAACGGTCCTGACGTCACTTCAGGCAGACCGTTATAAGGCCAGAGAGGTGGCAGAGCTTTATCACTCAAGATGGGAAATCGAAGTCGGGTTCAGAAACCTGAAAAGCAGCCTGCTGAATAACGCTCTGGTACTGAGAAGCCGGAAGGTTGAGTTGCTGGAACAGGAGGTGTGGGGCATGTTGCTGGCTTATAATCTGATACGGCGTGAGGCAACAAAAGCAACGGAGAAACACAAAAAAGCGGCGTCGGAAATCAGCTTTAAGTTCGCGTTCCAGTTTATCGCCACAGAAATGATAGTGCTGGGAAATACGGTGTCACCGGGGACCATCCCGAAACGGCTGGAGCATCTGCGGGGGGCTCTGGAAGCGGTGTTCATAACAAAACGCCCCCGACCATCAAGGCCGAGGGCGGTTAAGATATCAAAAACCCGTTATCCGGTGAAACGCAATGCCGCACCGCTTAAGTGA